Genomic segment of Streptomyces sp. NBC_01210:
CGCCGGTGCGGCGGATGACGACCGCCTCGGACTTCATGATCGGCTCGCCGATGACCTCCAGACCGGCGTTGCGCAGGCTGGTGCCGGTCTCCACGACATCCGCGATGATCTGCGCGACGCCCAGCTGGATCGCCGTCTCCACGGCCCCGTCGAGGTGGACGACGGAGGCGTCGATGCCCTCGTCGGCGAGGTGCTTGGCGACGATGCCCTCGTAGGAGGTGGCGACCGTCATTCCGCCGAAGTCGCCGACTCCGGTGGCGGTGCCGGGCTTGGTCGCGTAGCGGAAGGTGGAGCGGGCGAAGCCGAGCTGGAGGATCTCCTCGGCGTTGGCGCCGGAGTCCAGCAGCAGATCGCGGCCGGTGATGCCGATGTCGAGCTTGCCGGAGCTGACATAGATCGCGATGTCGCGCGGGCGCAGGTAGAAGAACTCGACCTCGTTCTCGGGGTCGACGAGGACGAGCTCCTTGGACTCCTTGCGCTGCTGGTAGCCGGCCTCATGGAGCATCGCCGACGCAGGTCCGGACAGTGAACCCTTGTTGGGGACGGCGATGCGCAGCATGAGACGGGCTTCCTTTGTTCGCGTGTTCCGTACGGAGTCGGGGGCGGTGCTCAGAGGTGGGCGTAGACGTCGTCGAGGGAGATCCCGCGCGCGACCATCATCACCTGGACGTGGTACAGCAGCTGCGAAATCTCCTCGGCGGCGGCTTCCTTGCCCTCGTACTCGGCGGCCATCCACACCTCGGCGGCCTCCTCGACGACCTTCTTGCCGATGGCATGCACTCCCTTGTCCACCAGCTCGGCGGTACGGGAGGTGGCCGGGTCGCCGTTCTTCGCCTTGAGCTGCAGCTCGGCGAAGAGCTCTTCGAAGGTTTTGTTCGCCATGATGGTCCCAAGCGTAAGGGGTGGAGAAAGGCGGACGCGCAGCACCTCCATGGAAGAGGTGCTGGGCGACGGTTGGAACACTCAGCGCCAGGGTTCGCTGACGGTACGCAGCGTGGTGGCGGTGGCAACGGCGGCGGTGACCGCCTCGTGGCCCTTGTCCTCGTTCGATCCGTCAAGTCCGGCCCGGTCCAGCGCCTGCTCCTCGGTGTCGCAGGTCAGGACGCCGAACCCGATCGGGACGCCGGTGTCGATGGAGACCTGGGTGAGGCCCTGGGTGACGCCCTGGCACACATACTCGAAGTGCGGGGTGCCGCCGCGGATGACGACGCCGAGCGCGACGACCGCGTCGTAGCCGCGGCCCGCCAGCACCTTGGCGACCACCGGAAGCTCGAAGCTGCCGGGGACACGCAGCAGTGTCGGCTCGTCGATGCCCAGCTCGTGCAGTGCGCGCAGAGCGCCGTCGACGAGGCCGTCCATGACCTTCTCGTGCCACTGGGCCGCGATCACCGCCACCCGCAGGTCGCCGCAGTTGCGTACGGACAGTTCGGGTGCACCCTTGCCGCTCATGTTTCTCCCTTGACGCTTACTGACTTACTGGTTGCCGCAGGCGGACGCGCTGGAGGCGTCGAGCCAGGGCAGGTCGTGTCCCATCCGGTCCCGCTTGGTGCGCAGATACCGGAGGTTGTGCTCGCCCGCCTGGACGGGCATCGGCTCGCGGCCGTGGACCGTGAGGCCGTGGCGGACGAGCGCCGTGATCTTGTCGGGGTTGTTGGTCATCAGCCGGAGGCTGCGTACGCCGAGGTCCTCCAGGATCTGCGCGCCCGCGGCGTAGTCGCGGGCGTCGGCGGGCAGGCCGAGTTCGAGGTTGGCGTCGAGCGTGTCACGGCCGCGCTCCTGGAGTTCGTACGCACGAAGCTTGGACAGCAGGCCGATGCCTCGGCCCTCGTGGCCACGCAGATAGACGACGACGCCGCGGCCGGCCTCGGTGATGTGCTCCATGGAGGCCTGCAGCTGGGGGCCGCAGTCGCAGCGCAGCGAGTGGAAGATGTCGCCGGTCAGGCACTCGGAGTGGACCCGTACGAGGACGTCCTCGCCGTCGCCGATCTCGCCGTGGACGAGCGCGACATGCTCGACGCCGTCCACGGTGGACCGGTAGCCGTAGGCGGTGAACTGGCCGAAGGAGGTGGGCAG
This window contains:
- the hisG gene encoding ATP phosphoribosyltransferase — protein: MLRIAVPNKGSLSGPASAMLHEAGYQQRKESKELVLVDPENEVEFFYLRPRDIAIYVSSGKLDIGITGRDLLLDSGANAEEILQLGFARSTFRYATKPGTATGVGDFGGMTVATSYEGIVAKHLADEGIDASVVHLDGAVETAIQLGVAQIIADVVETGTSLRNAGLEVIGEPIMKSEAVVIRRTGAPADDPKVQQFLRRLQGVLVARSYVMMDYDCRVEHLEQAVALTPGLESPTISPLHHEGWVAVRSMVAAKEAQRIMDDLYDLGARAILTTAIHACRL
- a CDS encoding phosphoribosyl-ATP diphosphatase, with amino-acid sequence MANKTFEELFAELQLKAKNGDPATSRTAELVDKGVHAIGKKVVEEAAEVWMAAEYEGKEAAAEEISQLLYHVQVMMVARGISLDDVYAHL
- the ribH gene encoding 6,7-dimethyl-8-ribityllumazine synthase, with protein sequence MSGKGAPELSVRNCGDLRVAVIAAQWHEKVMDGLVDGALRALHELGIDEPTLLRVPGSFELPVVAKVLAGRGYDAVVALGVVIRGGTPHFEYVCQGVTQGLTQVSIDTGVPIGFGVLTCDTEEQALDRAGLDGSNEDKGHEAVTAAVATATTLRTVSEPWR